The genomic interval TCGCCCGGGTGCAGGAGTACGCGGGCCGTCCGCAGGAGGCGCTGCGCACCTGCCTGGAGGCCGTGGAGCAGGCGCGGCAGGCCGGTGACGTCCGGCTGGAGGCCGCGGTGCGGCTGAGGCTCGCGGACACCCTGGAGCGGCTCGGCGACCCGCCGGCGGCCGGGCTGCACCGCGGCGAGGCCGAGCGGCTGCTGGCGGCGGGCGAGGCGCCGGGTCCGGTGGGCGGCCCCGGCGCGGCCGGTGGGGCCGGGGGGGACGGGCCGGGCATATCCCCGGCGCGGGCTCCCGGGCTGCCCCGCCCGCAGCCGGGCCCCCACGGCGGCTGACGACGGGCCGGCGGCGCCCCTCCGGTGACCGCCCGCCCCTTCCCGGCCGCCGACGGCCGGGACCCCCGCTCCTCCGCCGGACCCGGAGCCTCCCCGGCCCGCCACGGGCGTTCTTCCCCGCTGCCACCCTCGCTCCCCGGCGCACGGTGGTGGCGGCCCGGAGACGGGCCCGGGCTCCTTCGCGGTGTCCCACTCCTCACTGCCCCTGGCTTCCCCTGACTGTCCGTGCCGCTCCCGGCCCGCTTGTCCGGCCCGCCTCCGGCCTCGCCGCGGCCGGTCGTGACCCGGACCCCGGCCCCGCCCGGAGGACGCGGGGCGTGAGCTCACACCCCCAGAGGGTTACCTACGAAATCAGCGGTTGATCGCTAGAAGATTGGCGCTTTGCAAGGCTAGACAGCGCGAGATCCTTCATTAGACTGGTTGAGCCGCGATCGACGCGGTCTGCTCTGGTGTGCCCCGGCATTTCCGGATTAGCCTGTCATTCTCTGATTCAAGGACCGTGATCGACGTGAAGGTCGGCATCCCCAGCGAGGTCAAGAACAACGAGTTCCGCGTGGCCATCACGCCCGCCGGCGTGCATGAGCTCGTGCGCAACGGCCACCAGGTCTTCGTGCAGCAGGGCGCCGGTGTCGGCTCCTCCATCACGGACGCCGAGTACACGGCCGCCGGCGCGAACATCCTGGAGACGGCCGACGAGGTCTGGGAGACCGCCGACCTGCTCCTGAAGGTCAAGGAGCCGATCGCGGAGGAGTACCACCGCCTCCGCAAGGGCCAGACCCTCTTCACCTACCTGCACCTGGCCGCGTCCCGCGAGTGCACCGACGCGCTGCTCCAGTCCGGCACCACCGCCATCGCGTACGAGACCGTGGAGCTCGCCAACCGCGCGCTGCCGCTGCTCGCCCCGATGTCCGAGGTCGCGGGCCGGCTGGCCCCGCAGGTCGGCGCCTACCACCTGATGCGCTCGGCCGGCGGCCGTGGCGTCCTGCCGGGCGGCGTCCCGGGCACCGCGGCCGGCAAGGCCGTCGTCATCGGCGGTGGCGTCTCCGGCTGGAACGCCGCGCAGATCGCCGTCGGCATGGGCTTCCACGTCACCCTGCTCGACCGTGACATCAACAAGCTCCGCGAGGCCGACAAGGTCTTCGGCACCAAGGTGCAGACGATCGTCTCCAACGCCTACGAGCTGGAGAAGGCCGTCGTCGAGGCCGACCTCGTCATCGGCGCCGTCCTCATCCCGGGTGCCAAGGCCCCGAAGCTCGTCACCAACGAGCTCGTCGCCAAGATGAAGCCCGGAAGTGTACTTGTCGACATTGCGATCGACCAGGGCGGCTGCTTCGAGGACTCCAAGCCGACCACCCACGCCGAGCCGACCTTCCAGGTCCACGACTCCGTGTTCTACTGCGTCGCGAACATGCCGGGCGCGGTGCCGAACACGTCCACCTACGCGCTGACCAACGCCACGCTGCCGTACATCGTGGAGCTGGCGAACCGCGGCTGGCAGGAGGCGCTGCGCCGCGACGCCGCGCTCGCCAAGGGCCTCAACACCCACGAGGGACAGGTCGTTTACGGTCCCGTCGCCGAGGCGCACGGCCTGCCGCACGTCGAACTGAGCGACCTGCTCGGCTGAGTCGTCAACACGACACGCCAAGAGCGCGCACCCGGCCGGGCCTTGCTGAGCAAGGCCCGGCCGGGCCGTTTACCGCCCGTTTCGCGGGTGTTTCGACGCCCCGCGAAACTTCCGGGTTGTGGGCCGTACACCCTTGACAGAAGGCTGTTCGATTGCCGACACATCGTGCCGTCTCCGGCGGATTGTGTTGCTGCGGACCGCCGACACGCCATAGAGTCGCCAACCGTCGGCATGGTGCAACGCTGACCTATCTAGATGTTTCCTGGTCACCAAGGAGGTAGGACGACTTGTGAATGAGTCGACATTTGCTCCCGGGGGTGGTCACCCAGGAATGTCTGCGCAGGGCCAGAGTCCCATGGGGCTCCAAGCTGTCGGCTCCGTCGCTGTCCACACCTTCGCGGCACACCAGAGCATCCAGAGCACGCAGAGAGCACAGAGCACACCGACAGCCCACCAGAGCATGGACGGCCATCACGTGAACGCCATGGCCGGCGACCGCGGCGGAGCGGATCCCGCCCGGCTCGCCGACTACGAGGACGTGCCCGAGGGGCACTTCTACGACCCTGACGCGGAGTACGAGCCCGACCCCGAGTACGCGGCCACCCTCGCGCCCGACGCTGCCCGGCAGCGCCGCGAGCGCATCGGCCCGACCGGGCGTCCCCTGCCGTACTTCCCCATCCCCGGTCCGCTGACCGACCACGGCCCCGCGAAGATCATCGCGATGTGCAACCAGAAGGGCGGGGTCGGCAAGACGACCTCGACCATCAACCTGGGTGCCGCGCTCGCGGAGTACGGGCGCCGGGTGCTGCTCGTCGACTTCGACCCGCAGGGCGCGCTCTCCGTCGGCCTCGGCGTCAACCCGATGGAGCTCGACCTGACGGTCTACAACCTGCTCATGGAGCGGGGCATGTCGGCCGACGAGGTCCTCCTGAAGACCGCCGTGCCCAACATGGACCTGCTGCCCAGCAATATCGATTTGTCAGCGGCCGAGGTCCAGCTCGTCAGCGAGGTCGCCCGCGAGTCCACCCTCCAGCGCGCCCTCAAGCCGCTGCTGGCGGACTACGACTACATCGTCATCGACTGCCAGCCGTCGCTCGGTCTGCTGACCGTCAACGCCCTGACGGCGGCTCACAAGGTGATCGTCCCCCTGGAGTGCGAGTTCTTCGCGCTGCGCGGTGTGGCACTGCTCACCGAGACGATCGAGAAGGTCCAGGAGCGGCTCAACCCCGAACTGGAGCTGGACGGCATCCTCGCCACCATGTACGACTCGCGGACCGTGCACAGCCGCGAGGTGCTGGCCCGGGTGGTCGAGGCGTTCGACGACCACGTCTACCACACGGTCATCGGCCGTACGGTCCGCTTCCCCGAGACCACGGTCGCGGGCGAGCCCATCACCACGTACGCGTCCAACTCCGTCGGCGCCGCCGCCTACCGTCAGCTCGCCAGGGAGGTGCTCGCCCGGTGTCACGCCGAGTGAGTCTGCCCGGCGCCGACGAGCTGTTCCGCACCACCGGGGGGACCGGGCTCCAGCCCTCCTCCCCCCGCCGGCAGGCGAACCCCGAGGCGGGTCCGCGGGTCCCCGGCCCGGCCGGCGAGTCCGGCTCGGCGCCGGAGACCGGCGGGACGGGCCAGGAGGGCGCCGCCGGGCCCGCAGGCAGGGGTCCGGCCGCGGCCGACCGGGACCCGGCGGCCGAGCGGCGCACGGCCGCGCAGGGCGCCGCCGGCCGGGACGCCGCCGCG from Streptomyces albireticuli carries:
- the ald gene encoding alanine dehydrogenase: MKVGIPSEVKNNEFRVAITPAGVHELVRNGHQVFVQQGAGVGSSITDAEYTAAGANILETADEVWETADLLLKVKEPIAEEYHRLRKGQTLFTYLHLAASRECTDALLQSGTTAIAYETVELANRALPLLAPMSEVAGRLAPQVGAYHLMRSAGGRGVLPGGVPGTAAGKAVVIGGGVSGWNAAQIAVGMGFHVTLLDRDINKLREADKVFGTKVQTIVSNAYELEKAVVEADLVIGAVLIPGAKAPKLVTNELVAKMKPGSVLVDIAIDQGGCFEDSKPTTHAEPTFQVHDSVFYCVANMPGAVPNTSTYALTNATLPYIVELANRGWQEALRRDAALAKGLNTHEGQVVYGPVAEAHGLPHVELSDLLG
- a CDS encoding ParA family protein: MSAQGQSPMGLQAVGSVAVHTFAAHQSIQSTQRAQSTPTAHQSMDGHHVNAMAGDRGGADPARLADYEDVPEGHFYDPDAEYEPDPEYAATLAPDAARQRRERIGPTGRPLPYFPIPGPLTDHGPAKIIAMCNQKGGVGKTTSTINLGAALAEYGRRVLLVDFDPQGALSVGLGVNPMELDLTVYNLLMERGMSADEVLLKTAVPNMDLLPSNIDLSAAEVQLVSEVARESTLQRALKPLLADYDYIVIDCQPSLGLLTVNALTAAHKVIVPLECEFFALRGVALLTETIEKVQERLNPELELDGILATMYDSRTVHSREVLARVVEAFDDHVYHTVIGRTVRFPETTVAGEPITTYASNSVGAAAYRQLAREVLARCHAE